In Fundulus heteroclitus isolate FHET01 chromosome 16, MU-UCD_Fhet_4.1, whole genome shotgun sequence, a single genomic region encodes these proteins:
- the mettl23 gene encoding methyltransferase-like protein 23 isoform X3 produces MMERRETETEGADCRVFTFKDPRSPQESLSVCIPEVLDPQYGMYVWPSAVVLAQYVWFHREQLRGRAVLELGAGVSLPGVVAARCGADVILSDDANKPACLENCRRSCAANGLQDVSVRGLSWGEVSPDLLLLPRRDVVLGSDVFYDPEDFEDVLVTFVCLLRKNPEAQFWTTYQRRLVHGGSAPPVGAELCPGPAG; encoded by the exons ATGATGGAGCGGCGTGAGACGGAGACGGAGGGCGCAGACTGCAGGGTGTTCACGTTTAAAGACCCGAGAAGCCCGCAGGAGAGTCTGAGTGTCTGCATCCCTGAG GTTCTGGACCCTCAGTACGGGATGTACGTGTGGCCCAGTGCCGTGGTTCTGGCCCAGTATGTGTGGTTCCACAGAGAGCAGCTGAGAGGCCGGGCGGTGCTGGAG CTTGGGGCCGGTGTGAGTCTGCCCGGCGTGGTGGCCGCCCGCTGCGGCGCCGACGTGATCCTGTCCGACGACGCCAACAAGCCGGCGTGTCTGGAGAACTGCAGGCGGAGCTGCGCCGCCAACGGCCTGCAGGACGTCAGCGTGCGGGGCCTCAGCTGGGGGGAGGTGTCCCCggacctcctgctgctccccagGCGGGACGTCGTCCTCGGCTCGGACGTCTTCTACGACCCGGAAG ATTTTGAAGATGTTCTCGTGACGTTTGTTTGCCTGCTGAGGAAGAACCCAGAGGCCCAGTTCTGGACTACGTACCAA CGCAGACTGGTCCATGGAGGCTCTGCTCCACCGGTGGGGGCTGAGCTGTGTCCCGGTCCCGCTGGCTGA
- the mettl23 gene encoding methyltransferase-like protein 23 isoform X4 gives MMERRETETEGADCRVFTFKDPRSPQESLSVCIPEVLDPQYGMYVWPSAVVLAQYVWFHREQLRGRAVLELGAGVSLPGVVAARCGADVILSDDANKPACLENCRRSCAANGLQDVSVRGLSWGEVSPDLLLLPRRDVVLGSDVFYDPEDFEDVLVTFVCLLRKNPEAQFWTTYQTGPWRLCSTGGG, from the exons ATGATGGAGCGGCGTGAGACGGAGACGGAGGGCGCAGACTGCAGGGTGTTCACGTTTAAAGACCCGAGAAGCCCGCAGGAGAGTCTGAGTGTCTGCATCCCTGAG GTTCTGGACCCTCAGTACGGGATGTACGTGTGGCCCAGTGCCGTGGTTCTGGCCCAGTATGTGTGGTTCCACAGAGAGCAGCTGAGAGGCCGGGCGGTGCTGGAG CTTGGGGCCGGTGTGAGTCTGCCCGGCGTGGTGGCCGCCCGCTGCGGCGCCGACGTGATCCTGTCCGACGACGCCAACAAGCCGGCGTGTCTGGAGAACTGCAGGCGGAGCTGCGCCGCCAACGGCCTGCAGGACGTCAGCGTGCGGGGCCTCAGCTGGGGGGAGGTGTCCCCggacctcctgctgctccccagGCGGGACGTCGTCCTCGGCTCGGACGTCTTCTACGACCCGGAAG ATTTTGAAGATGTTCTCGTGACGTTTGTTTGCCTGCTGAGGAAGAACCCAGAGGCCCAGTTCTGGACTACGTACCAA ACTGGTCCATGGAGGCTCTGCTCCACCGGTGGGGGCTGA
- the mettl23 gene encoding methyltransferase-like protein 23 isoform X2: MMERRETETEGADCRVFTFKDPRSPQESLSVCIPEVLDPQYGMYVWPSAVVLAQYVWFHREQLRGRAVLELGAGVSLPGVVAARCGADVILSDDANKPACLENCRRSCAANGLQDVSVRGLSWGEVSPDLLLLPRRDVVLGSDVFYDPEDFEDVLVTFVCLLRKNPEAQFWTTYQVRRLVHGGSAPPVGAELCPGPAG, encoded by the exons ATGATGGAGCGGCGTGAGACGGAGACGGAGGGCGCAGACTGCAGGGTGTTCACGTTTAAAGACCCGAGAAGCCCGCAGGAGAGTCTGAGTGTCTGCATCCCTGAG GTTCTGGACCCTCAGTACGGGATGTACGTGTGGCCCAGTGCCGTGGTTCTGGCCCAGTATGTGTGGTTCCACAGAGAGCAGCTGAGAGGCCGGGCGGTGCTGGAG CTTGGGGCCGGTGTGAGTCTGCCCGGCGTGGTGGCCGCCCGCTGCGGCGCCGACGTGATCCTGTCCGACGACGCCAACAAGCCGGCGTGTCTGGAGAACTGCAGGCGGAGCTGCGCCGCCAACGGCCTGCAGGACGTCAGCGTGCGGGGCCTCAGCTGGGGGGAGGTGTCCCCggacctcctgctgctccccagGCGGGACGTCGTCCTCGGCTCGGACGTCTTCTACGACCCGGAAG ATTTTGAAGATGTTCTCGTGACGTTTGTTTGCCTGCTGAGGAAGAACCCAGAGGCCCAGTTCTGGACTACGTACCAAGTGAGAAG ACTGGTCCATGGAGGCTCTGCTCCACCGGTGGGGGCTGAGCTGTGTCCCGGTCCCGCTGGCTGA
- the mettl23 gene encoding methyltransferase-like protein 23 isoform X1 — protein sequence MMERRETETEGADCRVFTFKDPRSPQESLSVCIPEVLDPQYGMYVWPSAVVLAQYVWFHREQLRGRAVLELGAGVSLPGVVAARCGADVILSDDANKPACLENCRRSCAANGLQDVSVRGLSWGEVSPDLLLLPRRDVVLGSDVFYDPEDFEDVLVTFVCLLRKNPEAQFWTTYQVRSADWSMEALLHRWGLSCVPVPLADFDADQSELAGSTLPGSHSIQMMIVSRRTAD from the exons ATGATGGAGCGGCGTGAGACGGAGACGGAGGGCGCAGACTGCAGGGTGTTCACGTTTAAAGACCCGAGAAGCCCGCAGGAGAGTCTGAGTGTCTGCATCCCTGAG GTTCTGGACCCTCAGTACGGGATGTACGTGTGGCCCAGTGCCGTGGTTCTGGCCCAGTATGTGTGGTTCCACAGAGAGCAGCTGAGAGGCCGGGCGGTGCTGGAG CTTGGGGCCGGTGTGAGTCTGCCCGGCGTGGTGGCCGCCCGCTGCGGCGCCGACGTGATCCTGTCCGACGACGCCAACAAGCCGGCGTGTCTGGAGAACTGCAGGCGGAGCTGCGCCGCCAACGGCCTGCAGGACGTCAGCGTGCGGGGCCTCAGCTGGGGGGAGGTGTCCCCggacctcctgctgctccccagGCGGGACGTCGTCCTCGGCTCGGACGTCTTCTACGACCCGGAAG ATTTTGAAGATGTTCTCGTGACGTTTGTTTGCCTGCTGAGGAAGAACCCAGAGGCCCAGTTCTGGACTACGTACCAAGTGAGAAG CGCAGACTGGTCCATGGAGGCTCTGCTCCACCGGTGGGGGCTGAGCTGTGTCCCGGTCCCGCTGGCTGACTTTGATGCGGATCAGTCGGAGCTGGCGGGATCCACGCTGCCGGGCAGCCACAGCATCCAGATGATGATCGTCTCCAGGAGGACGGCTGACTGA
- the mettl23 gene encoding methyltransferase-like protein 23 isoform X5, whose translation MYVWPSAVVLAQYVWFHREQLRGRAVLELGAGVSLPGVVAARCGADVILSDDANKPACLENCRRSCAANGLQDVSVRGLSWGEVSPDLLLLPRRDVVLGSDVFYDPEDFEDVLVTFVCLLRKNPEAQFWTTYQVRSADWSMEALLHRWGLSCVPVPLADFDADQSELAGSTLPGSHSIQMMIVSRRTAD comes from the exons ATGTACGTGTGGCCCAGTGCCGTGGTTCTGGCCCAGTATGTGTGGTTCCACAGAGAGCAGCTGAGAGGCCGGGCGGTGCTGGAG CTTGGGGCCGGTGTGAGTCTGCCCGGCGTGGTGGCCGCCCGCTGCGGCGCCGACGTGATCCTGTCCGACGACGCCAACAAGCCGGCGTGTCTGGAGAACTGCAGGCGGAGCTGCGCCGCCAACGGCCTGCAGGACGTCAGCGTGCGGGGCCTCAGCTGGGGGGAGGTGTCCCCggacctcctgctgctccccagGCGGGACGTCGTCCTCGGCTCGGACGTCTTCTACGACCCGGAAG ATTTTGAAGATGTTCTCGTGACGTTTGTTTGCCTGCTGAGGAAGAACCCAGAGGCCCAGTTCTGGACTACGTACCAAGTGAGAAG CGCAGACTGGTCCATGGAGGCTCTGCTCCACCGGTGGGGGCTGAGCTGTGTCCCGGTCCCGCTGGCTGACTTTGATGCGGATCAGTCGGAGCTGGCGGGATCCACGCTGCCGGGCAGCCACAGCATCCAGATGATGATCGTCTCCAGGAGGACGGCTGACTGA
- the LOC110367345 gene encoding GTPase IMAP family member 7: MGFCCGSKVPELRVVVIGSIAANKSEVIQQIVESQTPDDPHETKVSVGCCTAKASGCPVNIEGCDMVLFDPPGLCDPNCTEDVMKQIQRCVTKSARHVFLFVLEIGRYTRGQRKMVESIKSTFGEGVTENMIIVFKGTVPKHERRDIREAVAEEKDLLSFFVDCNERFLEFYEDEPKQFAVRKIKLHIDDIIKESQGTCYSHKMMMTAQSPAEGNEKLSLPVKICLLMGIWLGAGIGFFLFGKDFLEAGGVFGGGLGGIAGMVSSAMSKRIKDRI, translated from the exons ATGGGCTTCTGTTGCGGCTCCA AGGTTCCAGAGCTGCGGGTGGTGGTGATTGGAAGCATCGCAGCGAATAAGAGCGAAGTCATCCAACAGATCGTTGAGTCCCAGACGCCTGACGATCCCCATGAGACCAAGGTCAGCGTTGGCTGCTGTACGGCCAAAGCCAGCGGTTGCCCTGTGAACATTGAAGGATGTGACATGGTTCTGTTCGACCCGCCGGGTCTGTGTGACCCAAACTGCACTGAAGATGTGATGAAACAGATCCAGAGGTGCGTCACCAAATCCGCTCGCCACGTGTTCCTGTTCGTGCTGGAGATCGGCCGGTACACCAGGGGACAGAGAAAGATGGTGGAGAGCATCAAGTCCACCTTTGGCGAGGGCGTGACGGAGAACATGATCATCGTGTTCAAGGGGACGGTTCCGAAGCACGAGAGGCGGGACATAAGGGAGGCCGTCGCCGAGGAGAAAGACCTCCTCTCCTTTTTCGTGGACTGCAACGAGAGGTTCCTGGAGTTCTACGAAGACGAACCCAAACAGTTTGCAGTCAGGAAAATCAAGCTCCACATCGACGACATCATCAAGGAGAGTCAGGGAACGTGTTACAGCCATAAGatgatgatgacggcccagaGCCCAGCGGAGGGGAACGAGAAGCTTTCACTGCCGGTAAAGATCTGTCTGCTGATGGGAATCTGGCTCGGAGCCGGAATCGGCTTCTTTCTGTTTGGGAAAGACTTCCTTGAAGCAGGAGGCGTGTTTGGAGGAGGACTGGGAGGCATAGCGGGAATGGTCAGCTCTGCCATGAGTAAACGCATAAAGGATCGTATATAA